A single Lactuca sativa cultivar Salinas chromosome 8, Lsat_Salinas_v11, whole genome shotgun sequence DNA region contains:
- the LOC111900183 gene encoding polygalacturonase QRT3, which translates to MGVFSCDTTMLVLGFSTFIMVNHVYMGHSFPLDRNFQSRKLQEFKSYFFQREHHVSLASSSSSPSPSPSSPATTGSGVFPVIAYGADPTGKTDSTDAILRAISDAVSGDGVGFLMNGINNVGGVQISLEGGIYKISRPIKFPVAGRGNILIHGGTLKASDNFTTDDYMIDLSSPSSSSSNSQYNYEFITLRDLMLDCNFKGNGIRTINNLRTSIDNCYIAHFTTTGILVQGGHETYIRNCFLGQHITAGGDPGERNFTGTGIDLRGNDNAVTDVVIFSAAVGISISGQANMITGVHCYNKANGFGGTGIYLKVPGITQTRIVNSYFDYTGIVAEDPVQLHVSDCFFLGDAFIVLKSVRGVVDGINIVNNMFSGSDKGIDIVQLDQTNREFTEIGHVVVDKNNVKGMSLKATIANGVTRVNGTSWSIDFNKILVFPRRIKFVQHTLMTDAGDSFPNTVLRNISENQVLIQSDATVEGSASVTVDQGLWMSG; encoded by the exons ATGGGTGTGTTTTCGTGTGATACCACGATGTTAGTACTAGGATTCTCTACTTTCATCATGGTTAACCATGTCTATATGGGACATTCGTTTCCACTGGATCGCAACTTTCAATCACGAAAATTGCAAGAATTTAAGTCGTATTTCTTCCAACGAGAACATCATGTTTCTCTtgcttcttcgtcttcatctccTTCTCCCTCTCCATCTTCGCCT GCAACAACCGGGTCAGGAGTCTTTCCGGTGATTGCATATGGTGCGGATCCGACTGGGAAAACCGACAGCACAGACGCAATCCTTAGAGCTATTTCCGACGCCGTTTCCGGCGATGGTGTTGGGTTTTTAATGAATGGAATAAACAACGTCGGTGGAGTTCAAATAAGTCTAGAAGGTGGGATTTACAAGATCAGCCGGCCGATCAAATTCCCGGTCGCCGGCCGAGGGAACATTCTG ATACATGGTGGGACCCTAAAAGCATCTGATAATTTCACAACCGATGATTACATGATCGATttatcatctccatcatcatcatcatcaaattctCAATACAATTACGAATTCATAACACTTCGAGATTTGATGTTAGATTGTAATTTCAAAGGAAACGGTATCCGAACAATCAACAACCTTCGAACAAGTATCGATAATTGTTACATCGCCCATTTTACCACAACCGGTATCCTAGTACAAGGTGGACACGAAACCTACATTCGAAACTGTTTCCTAGGTCAACATATTACAGCTGGCGGCGACCCTGGTGAACGTAACTTCACTGGAACCGGAATTGACCTACGAGGAAACGACAACGCCGTCACAGATGTTGTCATTTTTTCAGCCGCAGTCGGAATCAGTATTTCCGGACAAGCCAACATGATAACGGGGGTACATTGTTACAATAAGGCCAACGGTTTTGGTGGGACCGGAATATATTTAAAGGTCCCTGGAATCACACAAACTAGAATCGTGAATTCCTACTTTGATTACACTGGAATTGTAGCCGAAGATCCAGTACAACTTCATGTTTCCGATTGTTTCTTTTTGGGTGACGCGTTTATTGTTTTGAAATCGGTTCGTGGAGTTGTGGATGGAATAAACATTGTAAACAATATGTTTTCGGGATCTGATAAAGGGATTGATATCGTTCAGTTAGATCAAACGAATCGAGAGTTTACAGAAATTGGTCATGTAGTTGTTGACAAGAATAATGTGAAGGGGATGAGCTTAAAGGCAACTATCGCGAATGGTGTAACAAGGGTCAATGGAACCTCGTGGAGTATTGATTTTAACAAGATTCTTGTTTTTCCTAGACGTATAAAATTTGTTCAACATACGTTAATGACTGATGCGGGTGACTCGTTTCCAAATACTGTTTTACGAAATATATCGGAAAATCAGGTCTTGATTCAATCAGATGCGACAGTTGAAGGAAGTGCATCGGTGACCGTTGATCAAGGTCTATGGATGTCAGGCTAA